The Flavobacterium commune genome contains the following window.
GCTTTTAAATTAGTTTTTGTCAGCCATTCTTCAAGTAATTTATTGAATTCATCAGGATGTTCCATCATGGCTGCGTGACCGCATTGGTCAATCCAGTACAAGGTTGAATTAGGTAATAATTTGTTGAATTCTTGGGCTACATCAGGAGGGGTAACTTTGTCATTTTTTCCCCAAATGATACAAGTCTGAACGTGCATTTTAGGTAAATCCTTAGCCATATTGTGACGAATGGCACTTTTAGCAATGGTTAAGGTTTTGATTAATTTTATTCTGTCGTTTACTGTTGCGTAAACCTCGTCAATTAACTCCGGAGTGGCAATTTTTGGGTCATAAAATACGTCTTCCGCTTTTTTCTTGATGTATTCATAGTCACCGCGTTTTGGGTAGCTATCGCCCATTGCGCTTTCATAAAGTCCT
Protein-coding sequences here:
- a CDS encoding alpha/beta fold hydrolase; translation: MEKNYKKEGRYSYYEAGEGTPIVILHGLMGGLSNFDGVARYFSDKGYKIVIPDLPIYTQSLLKTNVKAFAKYVKDFITFKGFDRVILLGNSLGGHIALYHTKMYPEKVAGLVITGSSGLYESAMGDSYPKRGDYEYIKKKAEDVFYDPKIATPELIDEVYATVNDRIKLIKTLTIAKSAIRHNMAKDLPKMHVQTCIIWGKNDKVTPPDVAQEFNKLLPNSTLYWIDQCGHAAMMEHPDEFNKLLEEWLTKTNLKAASA